In the Takifugu flavidus isolate HTHZ2018 chromosome 11, ASM371156v2, whole genome shotgun sequence genome, one interval contains:
- the snx5 gene encoding sorting nexin-5 produces the protein MTSSIDESNKEKMRSVSVDLNNDSSLLIDIPDALCERDKVKFTVHTKTTLSSFRKPDFSVPRQHEDFIWLHDTLVETEDYAGLIIPPSPPKPDFESPREKMHKLGEGEATMTKDEYTKMKQELEAEYLAVFKKTVQVHEVFLQRLSSHPILSKDRNFQIFLEYEQDLSVRRKNAKEMFGGFFKNMVKSADEVLISGIKEVDEFFEQEKTFLLDYYSKIKDSTAKAEKMTRAHKNIADDYILISSTLNCLSADDSTANKKQLEKLSDLFEKLRKVEGRVASDQELKLTELLRYYMRDIQAAKDLLYRRARALADYENSNKALDKARLKSKDIPQAEEHQKHCLQKFDKLSESGKRELTAFKARRVVAFRKNLIEMAELEIKHAKNNAALLQGCIDMLKSN, from the exons ATGACATCTTCCATAGATGAAAGCAACAAGGAAAAG ATGCGGTCTGTGTCTGTGGATCTGAACAATGATTCTTCACTCCTTATTGACATTCCTGATGCTCTCTGCGAAAGGGACAAAGTCAAGTTCACTGTTCATACAAAG ACCACGCTCAGCTCTTTCCGGAAGCCAGACTTCTCCGTTCCACGGCAGCATGAGGACTTTATTTGGCTACATGACACCTTAGTTGAGACAGAGGATTATGCTGGGCTAATA atccctccatcacctcctaaACCTGATTTTGAGAGCCCAAGAGAGAAGATGCACAAACTGGGTGAAGGTGAAGCGACAATGACAAAGGATGAGTACACAAAAATGAAACAAGAGCTGGAGGC tgaGTACCTGGCTGTGTTCAAGAAAACCGTCCAAGTGCACGAAGTCTTCCTGCAGAGACTGTCGTCTCACCCAATCTTGAGCAAAGACAGaaattttcagatttttttagAGTACGAGCAGGAT CTCAGCGTGAGAAGGAAGAATGCTAAAGAAATGTTTGGAGGATTCTTTAAGAACATGGTGAAGTCAGCTGATGAGGTTCTCATCTCTGGAATAAAG gaagtggatgagTTTTTCGAGCAGGAGAAGACTTTTCTGCTAGACTACTACAGCAAGATAAAAGATTCTACggcaaaagcagagaaaatgaccCGCGCTCACAAAA ATATTGCAGATGATTACATCCTCATCTCGTCCACTCTAAACTGTCTTTCTGCTGATGATagcacagcaaataaaaa GCAACTGGAGAAGTTGTCGGACCTGTTTGAAAAGCTCAGA AAGGTGGAAGGAAGGGTAGCTTCAGACCAGGAGCTGAAActcacagagctgctgaggtATTACATGAGAGACATCCAGGCTGCCAAG GACCTACTGTACAGGCGAGCCCGCGCCTTGGCCGACTATGAGAACTCGAACAAGGCGTTGGATAAGGCTCGGCTGAAGAGCAAGGACATCCCACAggcagaggagcatcagaaaCACTGCCTCCAGAAATTTGACAAGCTCTCGGAGTCTGGGAAGAGAG AGCTGACTGCTTTCAAAGCCAGACGCGTGGTGGCCTTCAGGAAGAACCTGATAGAGATGGCTGAGCTGGAGATAAAGCATGCAAAG AACAATGCAGCTCTATTGCAGGGATGCATCGACATGCTTAAAAGCAACTGA